From the Oncorhynchus nerka isolate Pitt River linkage group LG28, Oner_Uvic_2.0, whole genome shotgun sequence genome, one window contains:
- the LOC115113039 gene encoding glutamate--cysteine ligase catalytic subunit-like isoform X3, protein MKPLPPSHHSQGCPGFTQPEYNPTPVEKGVSKSLFFPDEAINGHPRFSTLTRNIRHRRGEKVVINVPIFKDKCTPSPFVEKFPEDDGEAARAALPDHIYMDAMGFGMGNCCLQVTFQACSIEEARYLYDQLATFCPIVMALSAASPFYRGYVSDIDCRWGVISASVDDRTGEERGLEPLKSNKFRILKSRYDSIDSYLSSCGDKYNDIDLTIDEEINKQLLDAGIDKLLAQHIAHLFIRDPLSLFEEKIHLDDENESDHFENLQSTNWQTMRFKPPPPNSDIGWRVEFRPMEVQLTDFENSAYVVFIVLLTRVILSYKLDFLIPLSKVDENMKVAQERNAVQEGMFYFRKDIYKGCNPVLDSSSAAQNGLDSEGDNEYILMSIDTIINGKEGVFQGLIPILNCYLENMEVDVDTRCTILNYLKLIKRRASGELMTIAKWMREFVDKHTQYKQDSVITDKINYDLLRKCDSISKGEERCPELFGDPVNRGK, encoded by the exons ATGAAACCCTTGCCACCATCACATCATTCCCAAG GTTGTCCAGGCTTCACCCAGCCAGAGTACAACCCAACACCTGTTGAAAAAGGAGTGTCCAAATCACTGTTCTTCCCAGATGAAGCCATAAACGGACACCCAAGATTCAG CACCCTGACCAGAAACATTCGtcacagaagaggagagaaggtagTGATCAACGTACCCA TCTTTAAAGACAAGTGCACTCCATCTCCATTTGTGGAGAAGTTTCCGGAGGATGATGGGGAGGCCGCCAGAGCAGCTCTCCCTGATCACATCTACATGGATGCCATGGGCTTCGGAATGGGCAACTGCTGTCTTCAG GTGACATTCCAAGCTTGCAGCATTGAAGAGGCGAGGTACCTTTATGACCAACTAGCAACATTCTGCCCCATAGTG ATGGCCCTCAGTGCTGCTTCGCCGTTTTACAGAGGCTATGTGTCAGACATTGATTGTCGCTGGGGAGTTATTTCTGCCTCGGTGGATGACAGGACCGGGgaagagagagggctggag CCTTTGAAAAGCAACAAATTTCGAATCTTGAAATCAAGATATGATTCAATTGACAGCTACCTCTCCAGTTGTGGCGATAAGTACAATGACATAGATCTGACAATAGATGAGGAGATCAACAAACAGTTGCTGGATGCAG GGATCGACAAACTGCTGGCCCAACACATAGCCCATCTTTTCATCCGGGACCCGCTGTCACTCTTTGAGGAGAAAATTCACCTGGATGATGAAAACGAGTCGGATCACTTTGAG AATCTGCAGTCAACCAACTGGCAGACAATGAGGTTCAAACCTCCTCCTCCAAACTCGGACATCGGATGGCGAGTTGAGTTCCGCCCCATGGAG GTGCAACTTACCGATTTTGAAAACTCTGCTTACGTTGTTTTCATCGTCCTGCTCACCAGGGTTATCCTGTCCTATAAACTAGACTTTCTCATCCCCTTGTCAAAG GTTGACGAAAACATGAAAGTGGCCCAGGAAAGAAATGCAGTCCAAGAGGGCATGTTTTACTTCCGGAAGGACATCTATAAAG GCTGTAACCCTGTCCTCGATAGCTCCTCAGCGGCCCAGAACGGCTTGGACAGTGAGGGTGACAATGAGTACATACTGATGAGCATTGACACAATCATCAATGGAAAG GAAGGAGTTTTTCAAGGGCTGATACCAATCCTTAACTGCTACCTGGAAAACATGGAGGTGGACGTCGATACAAGATGCACCATCCTGAACTACCTGAAGCTCATCAAGAGACGCGCCTCAG GTGAACTGATGACCATAGCAAAGTGGATGAGGGAGTTTGTCGACAAGCACACTCAATACAAGCAAGACAGCGTAATAACTGACAAAATAAACTACGACTTACTCCGCAAGTGTGACAGTATCTCAAAAGGAGAGGAGCGAtgcccagaactttttggagacCCAGTCAATCGGGGCAAATAA
- the LOC115113039 gene encoding glutamate--cysteine ligase catalytic subunit-like isoform X1 gives MGLLSQGSPLNWEETKKYADHVRKHGIVQFLNIYNKVKERQKDVLLWGDEVEYMLIEIDEKNEKVRLVLNGGEVLETLQDKGEKTNPNHPTLWRPEYGSYMIEGTPGQPYGGTMSEFNTVEDNMGKRRREASSVLNKNETLATITSFPRLGCPGFTQPEYNPTPVEKGVSKSLFFPDEAINGHPRFSTLTRNIRHRRGEKVVINVPIFKDKCTPSPFVEKFPEDDGEAARAALPDHIYMDAMGFGMGNCCLQVTFQACSIEEARYLYDQLATFCPIVMALSAASPFYRGYVSDIDCRWGVISASVDDRTGEERGLEPLKSNKFRILKSRYDSIDSYLSSCGDKYNDIDLTIDEEINKQLLDAGIDKLLAQHIAHLFIRDPLSLFEEKIHLDDENESDHFENLQSTNWQTMRFKPPPPNSDIGWRVEFRPMEVQLTDFENSAYVVFIVLLTRVILSYKLDFLIPLSKVDENMKVAQERNAVQEGMFYFRKDIYKGCNPVLDSSSAAQNGLDSEGDNEYILMSIDTIINGKEGVFQGLIPILNCYLENMEVDVDTRCTILNYLKLIKRRASGELMTIAKWMREFVDKHTQYKQDSVITDKINYDLLRKCDSISKGEERCPELFGDPVNRGK, from the exons GTGGAATACATGTTGATTGAAATTGATGAGAAAAATGAAAAGGTTCGTCTTGTTCTCAATGGTGGGGAGGTTTTGGAAACCCTTCAAGACAAAGGTGAAAAGACAAACCCCAA CCATCCTACCCTTTGGAGGCCAGAGTATGGCAGCTACATGATCGAAGGGACTCCGGGGCAGCCATACGGTGGGACGATGTCAGAGTTCAACACGGTGGAGGACAACATGGGAAAGAGGAGGCGAGAGGCCTCATCTGTGCTGAATAAGAATGAAACCCTTGCCACCATCACATCATTCCCAAG GTTAGGTTGTCCAGGCTTCACCCAGCCAGAGTACAACCCAACACCTGTTGAAAAAGGAGTGTCCAAATCACTGTTCTTCCCAGATGAAGCCATAAACGGACACCCAAGATTCAG CACCCTGACCAGAAACATTCGtcacagaagaggagagaaggtagTGATCAACGTACCCA TCTTTAAAGACAAGTGCACTCCATCTCCATTTGTGGAGAAGTTTCCGGAGGATGATGGGGAGGCCGCCAGAGCAGCTCTCCCTGATCACATCTACATGGATGCCATGGGCTTCGGAATGGGCAACTGCTGTCTTCAG GTGACATTCCAAGCTTGCAGCATTGAAGAGGCGAGGTACCTTTATGACCAACTAGCAACATTCTGCCCCATAGTG ATGGCCCTCAGTGCTGCTTCGCCGTTTTACAGAGGCTATGTGTCAGACATTGATTGTCGCTGGGGAGTTATTTCTGCCTCGGTGGATGACAGGACCGGGgaagagagagggctggag CCTTTGAAAAGCAACAAATTTCGAATCTTGAAATCAAGATATGATTCAATTGACAGCTACCTCTCCAGTTGTGGCGATAAGTACAATGACATAGATCTGACAATAGATGAGGAGATCAACAAACAGTTGCTGGATGCAG GGATCGACAAACTGCTGGCCCAACACATAGCCCATCTTTTCATCCGGGACCCGCTGTCACTCTTTGAGGAGAAAATTCACCTGGATGATGAAAACGAGTCGGATCACTTTGAG AATCTGCAGTCAACCAACTGGCAGACAATGAGGTTCAAACCTCCTCCTCCAAACTCGGACATCGGATGGCGAGTTGAGTTCCGCCCCATGGAG GTGCAACTTACCGATTTTGAAAACTCTGCTTACGTTGTTTTCATCGTCCTGCTCACCAGGGTTATCCTGTCCTATAAACTAGACTTTCTCATCCCCTTGTCAAAG GTTGACGAAAACATGAAAGTGGCCCAGGAAAGAAATGCAGTCCAAGAGGGCATGTTTTACTTCCGGAAGGACATCTATAAAG GCTGTAACCCTGTCCTCGATAGCTCCTCAGCGGCCCAGAACGGCTTGGACAGTGAGGGTGACAATGAGTACATACTGATGAGCATTGACACAATCATCAATGGAAAG GAAGGAGTTTTTCAAGGGCTGATACCAATCCTTAACTGCTACCTGGAAAACATGGAGGTGGACGTCGATACAAGATGCACCATCCTGAACTACCTGAAGCTCATCAAGAGACGCGCCTCAG GTGAACTGATGACCATAGCAAAGTGGATGAGGGAGTTTGTCGACAAGCACACTCAATACAAGCAAGACAGCGTAATAACTGACAAAATAAACTACGACTTACTCCGCAAGTGTGACAGTATCTCAAAAGGAGAGGAGCGAtgcccagaactttttggagacCCAGTCAATCGGGGCAAATAA
- the LOC115113039 gene encoding glutamate--cysteine ligase catalytic subunit-like isoform X2, whose product MYCYGAMSHPTLWRPEYGSYMIEGTPGQPYGGTMSEFNTVEDNMGKRRREASSVLNKNETLATITSFPRLGCPGFTQPEYNPTPVEKGVSKSLFFPDEAINGHPRFSTLTRNIRHRRGEKVVINVPIFKDKCTPSPFVEKFPEDDGEAARAALPDHIYMDAMGFGMGNCCLQVTFQACSIEEARYLYDQLATFCPIVMALSAASPFYRGYVSDIDCRWGVISASVDDRTGEERGLEPLKSNKFRILKSRYDSIDSYLSSCGDKYNDIDLTIDEEINKQLLDAGIDKLLAQHIAHLFIRDPLSLFEEKIHLDDENESDHFENLQSTNWQTMRFKPPPPNSDIGWRVEFRPMEVQLTDFENSAYVVFIVLLTRVILSYKLDFLIPLSKVDENMKVAQERNAVQEGMFYFRKDIYKGCNPVLDSSSAAQNGLDSEGDNEYILMSIDTIINGKEGVFQGLIPILNCYLENMEVDVDTRCTILNYLKLIKRRASGELMTIAKWMREFVDKHTQYKQDSVITDKINYDLLRKCDSISKGEERCPELFGDPVNRGK is encoded by the exons CCATCCTACCCTTTGGAGGCCAGAGTATGGCAGCTACATGATCGAAGGGACTCCGGGGCAGCCATACGGTGGGACGATGTCAGAGTTCAACACGGTGGAGGACAACATGGGAAAGAGGAGGCGAGAGGCCTCATCTGTGCTGAATAAGAATGAAACCCTTGCCACCATCACATCATTCCCAAG GTTAGGTTGTCCAGGCTTCACCCAGCCAGAGTACAACCCAACACCTGTTGAAAAAGGAGTGTCCAAATCACTGTTCTTCCCAGATGAAGCCATAAACGGACACCCAAGATTCAG CACCCTGACCAGAAACATTCGtcacagaagaggagagaaggtagTGATCAACGTACCCA TCTTTAAAGACAAGTGCACTCCATCTCCATTTGTGGAGAAGTTTCCGGAGGATGATGGGGAGGCCGCCAGAGCAGCTCTCCCTGATCACATCTACATGGATGCCATGGGCTTCGGAATGGGCAACTGCTGTCTTCAG GTGACATTCCAAGCTTGCAGCATTGAAGAGGCGAGGTACCTTTATGACCAACTAGCAACATTCTGCCCCATAGTG ATGGCCCTCAGTGCTGCTTCGCCGTTTTACAGAGGCTATGTGTCAGACATTGATTGTCGCTGGGGAGTTATTTCTGCCTCGGTGGATGACAGGACCGGGgaagagagagggctggag CCTTTGAAAAGCAACAAATTTCGAATCTTGAAATCAAGATATGATTCAATTGACAGCTACCTCTCCAGTTGTGGCGATAAGTACAATGACATAGATCTGACAATAGATGAGGAGATCAACAAACAGTTGCTGGATGCAG GGATCGACAAACTGCTGGCCCAACACATAGCCCATCTTTTCATCCGGGACCCGCTGTCACTCTTTGAGGAGAAAATTCACCTGGATGATGAAAACGAGTCGGATCACTTTGAG AATCTGCAGTCAACCAACTGGCAGACAATGAGGTTCAAACCTCCTCCTCCAAACTCGGACATCGGATGGCGAGTTGAGTTCCGCCCCATGGAG GTGCAACTTACCGATTTTGAAAACTCTGCTTACGTTGTTTTCATCGTCCTGCTCACCAGGGTTATCCTGTCCTATAAACTAGACTTTCTCATCCCCTTGTCAAAG GTTGACGAAAACATGAAAGTGGCCCAGGAAAGAAATGCAGTCCAAGAGGGCATGTTTTACTTCCGGAAGGACATCTATAAAG GCTGTAACCCTGTCCTCGATAGCTCCTCAGCGGCCCAGAACGGCTTGGACAGTGAGGGTGACAATGAGTACATACTGATGAGCATTGACACAATCATCAATGGAAAG GAAGGAGTTTTTCAAGGGCTGATACCAATCCTTAACTGCTACCTGGAAAACATGGAGGTGGACGTCGATACAAGATGCACCATCCTGAACTACCTGAAGCTCATCAAGAGACGCGCCTCAG GTGAACTGATGACCATAGCAAAGTGGATGAGGGAGTTTGTCGACAAGCACACTCAATACAAGCAAGACAGCGTAATAACTGACAAAATAAACTACGACTTACTCCGCAAGTGTGACAGTATCTCAAAAGGAGAGGAGCGAtgcccagaactttttggagacCCAGTCAATCGGGGCAAATAA